The following proteins are co-located in the Desulfobacterales bacterium genome:
- a CDS encoding pyruvate formate lyase family protein — protein sequence MLLKTDPAAPMTTEAKTGKTLTHLLVKTLLRTVAANFNFRPGLKKYLKTDQGFFDFTVGIRTESRSVETAIRFRGGRVTVLKALPEDCEVTLIFSSDAAVRRLLGATPTEQIFMLMKSDLRTTGNQSYMNLFFFYLSLLLNKKQKKQMARERDAAQKDLKKTAPEPNTGLSDGLKNRNTYHMRADSIDPGIKYLDDPYLSGYGLENFPRIKDFLEIHFTATPEVCPERPKLVTDWFKTHGFEADKQGNPWIPELRQGHAFKYLMENRAPIIRKNDLIAGTTTTREIGVVVYPDSHGTMIWGELLTVPHRSLNPYDISPETVDLLHGEVFPFWIHRNFKEWVRDHYDSPLCQAIDERFAVYFIWKQAALSHTIPDFPKMLEMGAKGIIEEIRQALANGAQDEAQTATRQGMILCLEGLIAYGENLARQAETDAAAEADPKRKAELTRLADICRRVPAHPARTLDEAINAMWITWVGLHMENTNAGLSLGRLDQWLQPFFEADMAALETEQARRDYIRHAIEMVACFYMRCTDHLPLTPDLANWYFGGSSSDQAITLGGVTPDGEDAVCDMTYVFLKVTEMLSIRDPNVNARFHPGINSDTYLKRLCEVNLITAATPSMHNDAAVMASLEEFNYAPKDLRNWSATGCVEPTLSGRHIGHTNFQMMNMVAALEMALHNGRHPLMNWKLGPDVGRVENDDFKTFDQFLHAFFDQFGFLIEQSIEYNNMLGIAHQAIRPTPMLSALIGDCIQKGLDVTHGGARYNSSGAACIGLADVTDSLMVIKKLVFDEKRVNFAELKKAVDENFANDPALYALVTKKVPLFGSGSDEAVEMAERVTKFAHDFYGRHTNYRGGPYTAGFWSMSNHVIYGTLSCALPSGKLTGKPFTPGLTPEPHASANLLDNIRDVARLNPRHMNNNIAFNVKVVPGGEDRRESIIDRMFSYVKTYFDLGGMQMQMNVVTSETLKDAMAHPENYRNLLVRISGYNAYFVTLNSDLQKELIERAEYGL from the coding sequence ATGCTCCTTAAGACAGACCCTGCCGCGCCTATGACGACCGAGGCCAAAACCGGCAAAACGCTCACCCATCTGCTGGTTAAGACCCTGCTTCGCACCGTGGCCGCAAACTTTAATTTCCGGCCCGGTCTGAAAAAGTATTTAAAGACCGACCAGGGGTTTTTTGACTTCACGGTGGGCATCCGAACAGAAAGCCGGTCGGTGGAGACTGCCATCCGTTTCCGGGGCGGCCGGGTGACGGTGCTTAAAGCCTTACCCGAAGACTGCGAGGTGACCCTGATTTTCTCATCCGATGCGGCGGTCCGAAGACTTTTGGGCGCCACCCCGACAGAGCAGATTTTCATGCTCATGAAAAGCGATTTGAGAACCACAGGCAACCAGTCCTACATGAACCTGTTTTTCTTTTATCTGTCCCTGCTTTTAAACAAAAAGCAGAAAAAGCAGATGGCCCGGGAACGGGATGCCGCCCAAAAGGATTTAAAGAAAACCGCGCCCGAGCCGAACACGGGACTAAGCGATGGGCTTAAAAACCGAAACACCTATCATATGCGGGCAGACAGCATTGATCCGGGAATAAAATATTTAGATGATCCCTATCTCTCCGGATACGGGCTTGAAAATTTTCCGCGAATCAAGGATTTTCTGGAAATCCATTTCACCGCCACGCCCGAGGTCTGTCCGGAGCGGCCCAAGCTGGTAACCGACTGGTTCAAGACCCATGGGTTTGAAGCCGATAAACAGGGCAACCCCTGGATACCGGAGCTGCGGCAGGGCCATGCCTTCAAATACCTGATGGAAAACCGCGCCCCGATCATCCGGAAAAACGATCTGATCGCCGGCACCACGACCACCAGGGAAATCGGCGTGGTGGTCTATCCGGACAGCCACGGCACCATGATCTGGGGCGAACTGCTCACCGTACCCCACCGTTCCCTGAATCCCTATGATATCTCGCCGGAAACGGTGGATCTTTTGCACGGCGAGGTGTTTCCCTTCTGGATTCACCGCAATTTCAAAGAATGGGTCAGAGACCACTACGACAGTCCACTCTGCCAGGCCATTGACGAGCGGTTTGCGGTTTATTTCATCTGGAAGCAGGCCGCGTTATCCCACACCATTCCGGATTTTCCCAAAATGTTAGAGATGGGCGCCAAAGGCATCATCGAAGAAATCAGGCAGGCGCTGGCCAACGGTGCTCAGGACGAGGCGCAGACCGCCACCCGGCAGGGCATGATCCTATGTCTGGAAGGGCTTATCGCCTACGGGGAAAACCTTGCCCGGCAGGCCGAGACGGATGCGGCGGCTGAGGCTGATCCGAAGCGGAAGGCCGAGCTTACCCGTCTGGCGGATATCTGCCGACGGGTTCCGGCCCATCCGGCCCGGACCCTGGACGAGGCCATCAACGCCATGTGGATTACCTGGGTGGGCCTTCACATGGAAAACACCAATGCCGGGCTCTCCCTCGGTCGCTTGGATCAGTGGCTCCAGCCCTTTTTCGAGGCGGACATGGCCGCATTGGAAACCGAACAGGCGCGCCGGGATTATATCCGGCATGCCATTGAAATGGTGGCCTGTTTCTACATGCGCTGCACGGACCATTTGCCCCTTACCCCGGATCTGGCCAACTGGTATTTCGGCGGCAGTTCCTCGGACCAGGCCATTACCCTGGGCGGGGTGACCCCGGACGGGGAGGACGCGGTCTGCGACATGACCTATGTTTTCCTCAAAGTAACGGAAATGCTCTCCATCCGGGACCCCAACGTCAACGCCCGGTTCCACCCCGGCATTAACAGCGATACCTACCTTAAGCGGCTCTGCGAGGTTAATCTCATCACCGCGGCCACCCCGTCCATGCATAATGATGCCGCGGTTATGGCCTCGCTCGAGGAATTCAATTATGCGCCCAAGGACCTGCGCAACTGGTCGGCCACCGGCTGCGTGGAGCCGACTTTGTCCGGCCGGCATATCGGGCACACCAATTTTCAGATGATGAATATGGTGGCGGCCCTGGAAATGGCGCTGCACAACGGCCGCCATCCGCTGATGAACTGGAAGCTCGGCCCGGATGTCGGCCGGGTGGAAAATGATGATTTCAAGACGTTTGACCAGTTCCTTCACGCATTTTTTGATCAGTTCGGCTTCCTGATCGAGCAATCCATTGAGTATAACAACATGCTGGGTATCGCCCATCAGGCCATCCGGCCCACGCCGATGCTTTCCGCGCTGATAGGCGATTGCATTCAAAAGGGTCTTGATGTGACCCACGGCGGCGCGCGCTACAACAGCTCCGGGGCCGCCTGCATCGGGCTGGCGGATGTAACCGATTCGCTGATGGTGATTAAAAAGCTGGTGTTTGACGAAAAGCGGGTGAACTTTGCCGAACTCAAAAAAGCGGTGGATGAAAACTTCGCGAACGATCCGGCCCTGTATGCGCTGGTCACCAAAAAGGTGCCGCTCTTCGGCTCCGGCAGTGATGAGGCAGTGGAAATGGCCGAACGCGTGACAAAATTTGCCCATGATTTTTACGGCAGGCATACCAACTACCGCGGCGGCCCATACACCGCCGGGTTCTGGTCCATGTCAAACCACGTCATCTACGGGACGCTAAGCTGCGCCCTGCCGTCCGGAAAGCTTACCGGCAAACCCTTTACCCCGGGCCTGACCCCGGAGCCGCATGCGTCTGCCAATCTGCTTGACAACATCCGGGATGTGGCGCGCCTAAATCCGCGGCACATGAACAACAACATCGCATTTAACGTCAAGGTGGTGCCCGGGGGCGAGGATAGGCGCGAATCGATTATCGACCGGATGTTCTCCTACGTGAAGACCTATTTTGATCTGGGCGGCATGCAGATGCAGATGAATGTGGTGACCTCCGAGACCCTGAAAGATGCCATGGCGCATCCGGAAAACTACCGCAACCTCCTGGTGCGGATTTCCGGCTATAACGCCTATTTTGTGACCCTAAACAGCGATCTTCAGAAGGAGCTGATCGAGCGGGCGGAATACGGTTTGTAA
- a CDS encoding SDR family oxidoreductase, giving the protein MNIFNKKHIIITGGSSGVGRVLAGRLAERGAHIALIARGPEKLESVAAEVRSRAGKQQQIACFSCDVADADEVETTFERIASDFGVPHMLINSAGILEEGYFETHTLDVFRRVMDINFFGTLHCIRAALPYMKTAGGGRIVNIASVAGLIGVFGYTAYCASKHAIVGLTAALRMELKPQNIRIHLVCPPEFDSPMVDAINADRTPENEKITHTIPVMTAEAVADAVIRGIEQNRFEIIPGVITKALTRLNRHFPGIGRAITDAKIRKYYQGPGV; this is encoded by the coding sequence TTGAACATATTTAATAAAAAGCATATCATCATTACCGGCGGCTCGTCCGGGGTCGGACGGGTGCTTGCCGGCAGATTGGCCGAACGGGGCGCCCACATTGCACTGATCGCCAGGGGTCCGGAAAAGCTTGAATCAGTAGCAGCGGAGGTCCGATCGAGGGCAGGAAAACAACAGCAGATCGCCTGTTTTTCATGTGATGTGGCCGATGCCGACGAGGTAGAAACGACTTTTGAACGGATTGCCAGCGACTTCGGCGTGCCCCATATGCTTATCAATTCGGCCGGGATTCTGGAGGAGGGCTATTTTGAAACCCATACGCTGGATGTCTTTCGGCGAGTAATGGATATCAACTTTTTCGGCACCCTGCACTGCATCCGGGCGGCGCTTCCCTATATGAAAACCGCGGGCGGCGGCCGGATTGTCAATATCGCCTCGGTTGCCGGGCTGATCGGGGTATTCGGCTACACCGCCTACTGCGCGTCAAAGCACGCCATTGTCGGCCTAACCGCCGCCCTGCGGATGGAACTAAAGCCGCAGAACATTCGCATTCATCTGGTCTGCCCGCCGGAATTCGATTCTCCCATGGTGGATGCCATCAATGCCGATCGAACCCCGGAAAATGAAAAAATCACCCATACCATTCCCGTCATGACTGCTGAGGCGGTGGCTGACGCGGTCATCCGCGGTATTGAGCAAAACCGGTTTGAAATCATCCCGGGCGTTATCACGAAAGCGCTGACCCGCCTGAACCGGCATTTCCCCGGAATCGGGCGCGCCATCACGGATGCCAAGATCCGGAAATACTACCAGGGGCCGGGCGTTTAG